One part of the Dyadobacter sp. 676 genome encodes these proteins:
- a CDS encoding class I SAM-dependent methyltransferase, whose amino-acid sequence MKLHKGLIAATVEALQDIFIRNRQADRVVEQLLKSNKKWGARDRAFIAGNVYEIVRWWRLVKYVAGVEKAIENEDFWRLAAVWQIIRPVHLEGNDVRDSLPEWPELEGIDPQTVRQRYEEGARTRKIAQSVPDWLDEIGEAELGRQWADELAALNNTAPLFLRVNSLKTNVHALREELGYELTETVAGVPEAIILKKRLNVSGLESFKNGLFEVQDAGSQLIVPYLDVQPGMSVIDACAGAGGKSLHLAALLGNTGSIVAMDIEHHKLQELERRAVRNGVTNLRTMLITSDKIVEKLSETADRLLLDVPCSGLGVLRRNPDSKWKLKPDFLDKIRNVQAHILEKYSGMVKKGGKMVYATCSILPSESEDQVRKFLLRHGAQWHFISEHRTSVARDGFDGFYMALLERK is encoded by the coding sequence TTGAAACTACATAAGGGACTTATTGCCGCCACGGTGGAGGCATTGCAGGACATTTTTATCAGGAACCGTCAGGCTGACCGGGTTGTCGAACAACTATTGAAATCCAACAAGAAATGGGGCGCGCGCGACCGGGCATTCATTGCCGGGAATGTGTATGAGATCGTTCGCTGGTGGAGGCTCGTCAAATACGTCGCCGGGGTGGAAAAGGCCATCGAAAACGAAGATTTCTGGCGGTTGGCAGCCGTTTGGCAAATTATCCGGCCCGTACATCTCGAAGGTAACGACGTCCGGGACAGCCTGCCCGAATGGCCGGAATTGGAGGGGATCGACCCGCAAACGGTCAGGCAGCGGTACGAGGAAGGGGCCCGGACCAGAAAGATAGCACAGTCGGTTCCGGATTGGCTGGATGAAATCGGCGAAGCGGAGCTGGGGAGGCAATGGGCCGACGAACTGGCGGCACTGAATAACACAGCGCCCCTGTTTTTGCGCGTCAACTCGTTGAAAACAAACGTCCATGCGCTGCGTGAAGAACTTGGATATGAACTCACAGAAACCGTGGCCGGTGTTCCGGAAGCGATCATTCTGAAAAAACGGTTGAATGTTTCAGGACTCGAAAGTTTTAAAAACGGCCTTTTCGAGGTGCAGGACGCGGGTTCACAACTAATAGTTCCCTATCTGGACGTGCAGCCGGGCATGTCGGTGATCGACGCCTGTGCAGGCGCAGGAGGGAAAAGCCTGCATCTGGCCGCATTGCTGGGCAATACCGGTTCGATCGTGGCAATGGATATCGAACACCACAAATTACAGGAACTCGAACGCCGCGCAGTGCGAAACGGGGTTACCAACCTGCGGACGATGCTCATCACTTCGGATAAAATAGTTGAGAAACTTTCCGAAACCGCCGACCGCCTGCTGCTGGATGTCCCCTGTTCGGGACTGGGTGTCCTGCGGCGAAATCCCGACAGTAAATGGAAGCTTAAACCGGACTTTCTCGACAAGATCAGGAATGTTCAGGCCCACATTCTGGAAAAATATTCAGGAATGGTAAAAAAGGGCGGTAAAATGGTTTACGCGACGTGCAGCATCCTGCCATCCGAGTCGGAAGACCAGGTGCGAAAATTCCTGCTTCGGCACGGCGCACAGTGGCATTTTATATCCGAGCACCGTACCTCCGTCGCGCGCGATGGCTTCGACGGCTTCTATATGGCCCTGCTCGAACGAAAATAA
- a CDS encoding ThuA domain-containing protein has protein sequence MKYDPRVYLTVVALLWGIILPVGSCGQQKIKVIAFFTGKNDRAHISFVHEANRRLPELGKLNGFTYDSTSNWDNLNTEFLSRYQVVLFLDTRPEKPEQRAAFQKYMENGGGWIGFHFAAFALTPSAYPQNWDWYHDQFLGSGQYKSNTWRPTSAILKVEVPENPATRGLGSTFKASPNEWYRWEKDLTQNPDIQILLSIDPASFPLGTGPKPHEIWHSGYYPVAWTNKKYKMLYMNMGHNDIDYENKTNRELSLTFDNDAQNRFLINSILWLANRGK, from the coding sequence ATGAAATACGACCCTCGGGTATATTTAACCGTCGTGGCCTTGCTTTGGGGCATTATTCTTCCCGTAGGCAGCTGCGGCCAGCAGAAAATCAAAGTCATCGCATTCTTTACCGGAAAAAACGACCGCGCGCACATCAGCTTTGTGCACGAGGCCAACCGGCGCTTGCCTGAACTGGGGAAACTAAACGGGTTTACCTACGACTCTACGAGCAATTGGGATAACCTCAATACCGAATTCCTTTCCCGATACCAGGTAGTTCTCTTTCTCGATACACGGCCGGAAAAGCCCGAGCAACGCGCTGCATTTCAGAAGTACATGGAAAACGGAGGTGGCTGGATCGGCTTCCATTTCGCCGCATTCGCCCTGACTCCCAGCGCATATCCTCAAAATTGGGACTGGTACCACGATCAGTTCCTGGGCTCGGGGCAATACAAGAGCAACACCTGGCGGCCGACTTCGGCCATTCTGAAAGTAGAAGTTCCGGAAAACCCCGCAACCAGGGGCCTCGGCAGTACATTCAAAGCTTCGCCCAACGAATGGTACCGTTGGGAAAAGGACTTGACACAAAATCCCGATATTCAAATTCTCCTGTCGATCGACCCGGCGAGCTTTCCGCTGGGAACAGGGCCGAAACCGCACGAAATCTGGCACAGCGGCTATTACCCCGTTGCCTGGACCAACAAAAAGTACAAAATGTTATACATGAACATGGGCCACAACGACATCGACTATGAAAACAAAACCAACCGGGAACTGTCGCTTACCTTCGATAACGATGCGCAAAACCGGTTCCTGATAAATTCGATCCTTTGGCTCGCCAATCGCGGGAAATAA
- a CDS encoding Tex family protein → MNYTLIAQQAGVGERQAKNTIALFEEGATVPFISRYRKEATGGLDEVQIGNIKDAWQKQQEVEKRREAILKSIEEQDKLTPELKKKIESVFSMTELEDLYLPYKQKRKTRATVAIEKGLEPLAKLIFEGKERDPEGKAATFINDKVADVGEALQGARDIIAEWINENQEARAKIRYVFQRGAIITSRVKKKKEEEGAKYRDYFEFSEPLAKIPSHRLLALRRGEEEGILSVDISPDEDVALEALDRLFMYGTEACKDQLEIAIADSYKRLLKPSIETEFANLSKEKADVAAIQVFTENLRQLLLASPLGQKTVLAIDPGYRTGCKVVVLDGQGNLVTDHVIYPFDKPADAAARLTDLIRKFKVEAIAVGNGTAGRETEDFVKKLLDSTGQSAIGLFMVSEQGASIYSASEVAREEFPDKDVTVRGSVSIGRRLMDPLAELVKIDPKSIGVGQYQHDVDQNSLRNALDVVVESCVNSVGVNLNTSSKHLLRYVSGLGPALAQNIVDFRAKNGNFKSRQQLLKVPRLGAKAFEQAAGFLRIENGINPLDNSAVHPERYELVEQMARDAGATVKDLMQKPELRRQIRIEKYVSETVGLPTLRDILAELEKPSRDPRAEMKKFEFDSSVRKPEDLKVGMILPGIVTNITAFGAFVDVGVKQDGLVHVSQMAGKFVKDPNEIVKLQQHVTVKVTEVDLSRKRIALSMKL, encoded by the coding sequence ATGAACTACACCCTTATCGCACAACAAGCCGGCGTCGGCGAGAGGCAGGCAAAAAATACCATCGCGCTGTTTGAAGAAGGCGCCACGGTTCCTTTTATTTCCCGTTACCGCAAAGAGGCGACAGGCGGGCTCGACGAAGTCCAGATCGGAAATATTAAAGATGCCTGGCAAAAACAGCAGGAGGTCGAGAAGCGCCGCGAGGCCATTCTCAAAAGCATCGAAGAGCAAGACAAACTCACGCCGGAGCTTAAAAAGAAGATTGAAAGCGTTTTTTCGATGACCGAACTGGAAGACCTCTATCTTCCCTATAAACAAAAGCGGAAAACAAGGGCCACGGTGGCGATCGAAAAAGGGCTGGAACCGCTGGCGAAGCTGATTTTTGAAGGCAAGGAACGTGACCCGGAAGGTAAGGCGGCTACGTTCATTAACGATAAGGTCGCGGACGTGGGAGAGGCATTACAGGGTGCAAGGGACATTATCGCCGAATGGATCAACGAAAACCAGGAGGCACGCGCCAAGATCCGTTATGTATTTCAGCGCGGCGCGATCATTACTTCCAGGGTGAAAAAGAAAAAAGAGGAGGAAGGGGCCAAATACCGGGACTATTTCGAATTCTCCGAGCCACTGGCGAAGATCCCTTCACACCGCTTGCTCGCATTGCGCCGGGGAGAAGAGGAAGGCATTTTGAGCGTCGACATTTCGCCGGACGAGGATGTTGCGCTCGAAGCGCTCGACCGGTTGTTTATGTATGGTACGGAGGCTTGTAAAGACCAGCTAGAAATTGCGATTGCTGATAGCTACAAAAGACTGCTGAAACCATCCATTGAGACCGAATTTGCGAATTTGTCCAAGGAAAAGGCGGATGTGGCTGCGATCCAGGTGTTTACGGAAAACCTCCGCCAACTTTTACTGGCGTCGCCGCTTGGCCAGAAAACCGTCCTGGCTATCGACCCGGGTTACAGAACGGGCTGCAAGGTCGTCGTACTCGACGGCCAGGGCAATCTTGTAACCGATCATGTCATTTATCCATTTGACAAACCCGCAGACGCTGCGGCCCGCCTCACCGACCTGATACGTAAATTTAAGGTGGAGGCAATTGCGGTGGGAAATGGCACCGCTGGCCGCGAGACGGAGGATTTCGTGAAGAAATTGCTCGATAGTACCGGACAGTCGGCGATTGGCCTGTTTATGGTAAGCGAGCAGGGAGCGTCGATTTATTCGGCTTCGGAAGTTGCGCGCGAGGAGTTTCCCGACAAGGACGTTACCGTTCGCGGGTCCGTATCGATCGGGCGCAGGTTGATGGACCCGCTTGCGGAACTGGTGAAAATCGACCCGAAGTCGATCGGTGTGGGGCAATATCAGCACGATGTGGACCAGAATTCATTGCGAAATGCTTTGGATGTAGTCGTAGAAAGCTGCGTAAATTCCGTAGGCGTAAATCTCAACACGTCGAGCAAGCACTTATTGCGGTATGTTTCCGGCCTCGGACCCGCTTTAGCGCAAAATATCGTGGATTTTCGCGCTAAAAACGGAAACTTCAAATCGAGGCAGCAATTATTGAAAGTTCCCCGTCTGGGAGCGAAAGCATTTGAGCAGGCGGCGGGTTTCCTGCGTATAGAAAATGGAATCAACCCATTGGATAACAGCGCGGTACACCCAGAGCGTTATGAATTGGTAGAACAAATGGCTAGGGATGCGGGTGCTACGGTGAAGGATTTGATGCAAAAACCGGAGCTGCGCCGCCAGATCAGGATAGAGAAGTACGTTTCGGAAACGGTCGGTTTGCCGACGTTGCGGGATATCCTGGCCGAGCTGGAAAAGCCCTCGCGTGACCCGCGCGCGGAGATGAAGAAGTTCGAGTTCGACAGTTCGGTCCGTAAGCCGGAAGACCTCAAAGTCGGGATGATTCTCCCGGGCATTGTTACCAACATCACGGCGTTCGGCGCGTTTGTCGATGTCGGCGTGAAGCAGGACGGCCTCGTACACGTTTCACAAATGGCCGGCAAATTTGTGAAAGATCCGAACGAGATCGTAAAGCTTCAACAGCACGTCACCGTTAAAGTAACGGAAGTGGACCTTTCTAGGAAGCGGATCGCGTTATCGATGAAACTTTAA
- a CDS encoding SRPBCC family protein has translation MNRKQLATTTISIHASPSAVWKALVDPELVKKYFHGTEMRSDFEIGSPITFEGVWQGQHYVDKGEILRISPERELSYSFWSPLSGTEDFEDNYTHVTYHLSEYHDNTTLVVTQDNLEDDEAVVKAEANWMKVLHELKKVVEEERLHVL, from the coding sequence ATGAACAGAAAACAGCTTGCAACCACAACCATTTCTATCCATGCAAGCCCTTCTGCGGTGTGGAAGGCATTGGTAGATCCCGAACTCGTCAAGAAGTATTTCCATGGAACCGAAATGCGCTCGGATTTTGAGATCGGCAGCCCGATCACCTTCGAGGGCGTCTGGCAGGGCCAGCATTATGTCGATAAAGGCGAAATCCTGCGGATCAGCCCCGAGCGGGAGCTCAGCTATTCGTTCTGGAGCCCGTTGTCGGGTACCGAGGATTTTGAGGACAATTATACGCATGTGACTTACCACTTGTCGGAATATCACGACAACACGACGCTCGTCGTTACGCAGGATAACCTGGAAGACGACGAAGCGGTGGTGAAGGCAGAAGCGAACTGGATGAAAGTGCTGCACGAACTGAAAAAGGTTGTGGAGGAAGAACGGCTGCACGTATTATAA
- a CDS encoding porin: MLSIYERYNRVRISGYIQPQFQIISKEGAETYAGGNFSGLSNNRFMLRRGRLRVDYAHLNKNNDPTSYFVFQFDGTERGVAIRDFWGRFYENKFKIFALTTGMFARPFGHEVNLSSANRETPERGRMSQILMRTERDIGVMLTVTSRKTQEWHRKLKFDLGVFNGQGMSGPMDYDSHKDVISRISLKPTKIRALGNATLSAAVSGYAGGIVSQGDVLYKTGRRGNEYYAVRDSSAANLHKLRPRNYAGADFQLSFPNHKGETEFRAEYIKGQQTATFGTSETPGVYPVTNGLKDPLYTRNFDGAYFYFLQHLGSQDHQFVMKYDWYDPNTRVSGGQISADKGFSKADLRYNTLGMGYVYTANESLKFVFYYEFVRNEKSALAGYESDVSDDVFTARVQYNF, encoded by the coding sequence ATGCTCTCAATTTACGAACGATATAACCGCGTGAGAATCAGCGGCTATATTCAACCACAGTTTCAGATAATTTCCAAAGAGGGGGCCGAAACCTATGCAGGGGGAAATTTCTCCGGTCTTTCGAACAACCGCTTCATGCTCCGGCGCGGGCGCTTGCGCGTAGACTATGCGCACCTGAACAAGAACAACGACCCAACGTCCTATTTCGTGTTCCAGTTTGACGGCACCGAACGCGGTGTGGCGATCCGCGACTTTTGGGGGCGTTTCTACGAGAACAAATTCAAGATTTTCGCATTGACGACCGGAATGTTCGCGCGGCCGTTCGGGCACGAGGTCAACCTGTCGTCGGCCAACCGCGAAACACCCGAGCGCGGGCGCATGTCGCAGATACTGATGCGCACCGAGCGCGATATCGGTGTAATGCTTACCGTTACCAGCCGTAAAACGCAGGAATGGCACCGGAAACTGAAATTCGACCTGGGGGTTTTCAACGGTCAGGGCATGTCGGGACCGATGGATTACGACAGCCACAAAGACGTGATCAGCCGCATCAGCCTTAAACCGACGAAAATCCGCGCATTGGGGAATGCCACATTATCGGCAGCAGTATCGGGTTATGCCGGTGGGATCGTGAGCCAGGGCGATGTCCTGTACAAAACGGGCCGGCGAGGCAACGAATATTACGCCGTACGCGACTCCTCGGCCGCAAACCTGCACAAGCTAAGGCCCCGCAATTACGCCGGTGCCGATTTCCAGCTCTCGTTCCCCAACCATAAAGGCGAGACCGAATTCCGCGCCGAATACATTAAAGGGCAACAAACGGCCACATTCGGCACGAGCGAGACCCCGGGAGTTTATCCCGTGACTAATGGACTGAAAGACCCGCTATATACCCGGAATTTCGACGGCGCCTATTTCTATTTCCTGCAACATCTTGGAAGCCAGGACCATCAATTTGTTATGAAATACGACTGGTACGACCCCAACACCAGGGTTTCGGGCGGGCAGATTTCGGCCGACAAAGGTTTTAGCAAAGCCGACCTTCGCTATAACACCCTGGGAATGGGCTATGTATATACGGCCAACGAGTCATTAAAATTCGTGTTCTATTACGAGTTCGTGCGCAACGAGAAATCCGCGTTGGCCGGTTACGAAAGCGATGTATCCGATGACGTTTTCACGGCACGCGTTCAATACAACTTCTGA
- a CDS encoding SRPBCC domain-containing protein — MVNGVVLSSTDQLAKLPSKTLKLKTGRDWTEWIDWLDSHEATTKEHKQIVAILADQVESAWYRQKIASGYREARGLRALGELSSGYEVGVTKTVPVPAAKAWEMITSGAGLAVWLGNLAEGKIARGQTFRTKDGITGTITVLEPGSHLRMAWKPENWRGSSTLQVRVTGSRSKHAGKSVISFHQEKLPDATDREEMKAYWEEKLSRLTQIIKGK; from the coding sequence ATGGTGAACGGCGTCGTATTATCATCAACAGACCAGCTTGCCAAGCTGCCGTCGAAGACATTGAAACTGAAAACAGGGCGTGATTGGACCGAATGGATTGACTGGCTCGACAGCCACGAAGCCACCACAAAAGAGCACAAACAGATCGTCGCCATCCTGGCGGACCAGGTGGAAAGCGCGTGGTACCGCCAGAAAATCGCTTCGGGATACCGCGAGGCCCGGGGGCTGCGTGCATTGGGAGAGCTTTCGTCCGGATACGAAGTCGGGGTTACAAAGACGGTTCCGGTGCCGGCGGCAAAAGCCTGGGAAATGATCACCTCCGGAGCAGGGCTGGCAGTCTGGCTCGGTAACCTCGCCGAAGGAAAAATAGCCCGGGGCCAAACTTTTCGGACAAAGGACGGGATCACGGGTACCATTACGGTGCTGGAACCGGGTTCCCATTTAAGGATGGCCTGGAAGCCGGAAAACTGGCGCGGCAGCTCCACATTGCAGGTGCGCGTAACGGGCAGCAGAAGCAAGCATGCCGGCAAGAGCGTAATCAGTTTTCATCAGGAAAAACTGCCGGATGCCACCGATCGGGAAGAGATGAAAGCGTATTGGGAAGAAAAACTGTCGCGCCTGACTCAAATAATTAAGGGAAAATAA